The sequence CCGTGAGTTGCCGCCGCGCGAGCCGCTACATACGCCGCCTGAAGACAGCGCTCTGCGACCGTCGCGGGAGGATTTTTCGCCTCGGGATTCTGAGCCCGACGCCACCGATCCATTCGACCATGCATGGCCTCAACCCGGCAGGTCGCGACCCGACTCAGCCGCGCCCCGGAGCAGCCGGGCCGCATCGCCGTCCACCGATCAAGACGCGCCGGAGCCAGCCCGCGAGCGGTTTCAATTGCCGCGGCGTGCCGATGCGTCATCGGTGACGATCGTGAAGTCCGGCGTGGTCGATTCGATGGCGTATTCGCTGTATTCCGACGGCTCGATCGAGGCGCAAATGCCCGAAGGCATGGTGCGGTTTGCTTCGATCGACGAGTTGCGCGCGCATCTCGATGAGCGCAACTGACAAGCGCCGGCGTTGCAAAAATAAAGCCCCGCGCTGTTCCCGTTATCCTTGTCAGGACACCGGAACTTCTCGCATACTCCCAAGTATAGATGACGCCGAGACTGTCGTTCGACGGGCATTTGCTTGGCCTGTCCTGTTTTCGACTGTAAGTCCGCCAGCCTTGAAAGACATACGATGAACGAGACCACGCCCAAGGGATTCGTCGATCTGACCGCATCAATCGTGTCAGCCTATGTCAGCAACAACGCGACTACGGCCGCCGAAATTCCCGCCCTGATCAGTCAGATTCATGCAGCTCTGGTGCGGGTTTCGAGCGGCAGCACAGAGGTTGCGGTCGAGCCGTCCAAGCCCGCGGTCTCGATCAAGAAGTCGATGACGTCGGAATATCTCGTGTGTCTGGAGGATGGAAAGCGCTTCAAGTCGCTGAAGCGCCATCTGCGCGCGCAATACAACATGAGTCCGGAGCAATACCGGGAGAAATGGGGCCTGCCCGCCGACTATCCGATGGTCGCGCCGAATTATGCCGTCACCCGCTCGCAACTCGCCAAGAAAATGGGCCTTGGCCAGCAGCGCCGCCGCAGGAAATGACGGCCGCAGGCTCGCGCGGGTTTCGCTCGATCTAGGAATAATTCCACATTTCAGCGGCTTCCGGAGTCAAGCGCAAAAACCTGGATTATTTGCGGGGATAGCTGTCCCCGCCATTTGCAATGTCCCTAGGATATAGGTAAATAATCCTAGTGAGGTTGCCATGCTTGAAACCCGTCCCCTGGTTGCACCCTTTCCGCTCCTGCACCCCGAAACCGCTGCCGCCAGCCCGGACGATATTTGCCGGCTGGTAACGGCCTGCGTTGCATTCGATTTCGGCCTCGATGCTGCGGAACTCGAAGCGGGCTTGCGCGGCTCACAACGGGTCGCGTTCGCGCGCCAGATCGCGATGTATCTGGCCCATGTCTGTTTCGAATTGAGCTTCGAATCTGTCGGGCGCGCATTCGGCCGCGACCGCACCACGGTCGCCCATGCCTGCCGTGTCGTGGAAGACGGTCGCGACGACATCTGGTTTGACTGTCGTATCGCGACGCTCGATCTGGTCTGCCGCGCGGCCATTGGTGGAGACGCCCGATGAAGCGACAGCGGGGCCGCGCTTCCGGATCTTCCGGCGGATCCGGCAAGATCCGGCCACAGGCCGTTCCGGTCTCCGACGCGGACGTCGGCGCATTCCGTGCGCAGCATCTCGATCTCTCCAAGCGCGCCCTCATGACGGAAACCGGCGTGATGCAGGTGATCGTCAACGACAGCGAGAGCCCGCTGGCGTGGCTGGCGCGGCGCAAGGGGCGCGACGGCCGCGCCATGATCGGGCCGGAACAGTTCATCGCGGGCGAACGCTTGCGCGCCGACTTCACGCGCGGGCATCTCACGCCGCGCGTGACGTCGAGCTGGTCGGGCATCGGTCGGACCAAAGGCACGGGCGGCAGTGGCGAGATGACGGACCTGATCGTCGCGTCGCGCCAGCGTGTGCGGTTGGCGCTGGAAGCCTGCGGTCCCGAATTTGCCGGGCTTCTGCTCGACGTGTGCTGTTTTCTGCGCGGTCTTGAGGATGTCGAGCGCGAGCGTGGCTGGCCGTCACGTTCGGCGAAAGTGGTGCTGCAACTGGCGCTCGACCGGCTGGCGCGACACTATGGATTGCGGGCGGAAACCTACGGCGGCAGCGCGGCGATCCGGACCTGGCTTGCCGACGATGCAATCTTTACGCCGTAATGCTTCAGGTTGCCGAGGCCAGTGTTTCGCGGGCGTCGTTCTTGATCCGCTCCACCATTGCTCGCAGGCCGTTGGAGCGCTGCGGCGTCAGATGTTCGCGAAAGCCGAGTTCGTCGAAGATGGCGATGGGATCGGCTTCCAGGATTTCGCGCGCCGTGCGGCCGGACTGGATCGTGAGCAGGATCGCAATCAGCCCGCGAACGATGTGGGCGTCGCTGTCGCCTTTGAAGTTCAGCACGGGGTCATTGCCGGAGCGGTCGATCTCACGCGAGAGCCAGACCTGGCTGGCGCAGCCCTGAACCTTGTTGCCGGCGGAATGCTCGGCATCGGACATCGGGGTCAGCGTACGGCCAAGCTCGATGACATAGCGGTAGCGGTCATCCCACTCCTCAAGCAGCTCGAAATTGTCCCTGATGTCATCGATGGTCATGGAGGCCCGCAAATTCGTGTCCGGCTTTCGGCACGAGCCTTATATGAGATCGCGGGGCGTCGAAAGCCATATGTTCCGGGGCCTTCCGGCCCGGAAAAATGCCCTTCAACCGATGTTTATCGAGCCGGAATCGTTTCCGGTGCTGCGGGCTGCCAGTCGATCGCAAGATCGTCCTGCGTCAGCGTCTGACGCGTTGCCGCCAGACTCTGCGAGTCAGCCGGATAACTATCGTATGGTGTGCCGATAGAACCGGTGTGATCGGGCGCTTTCTTGCCGGATTTCTCGACGGCGTCAGGCGCCTTGGTTTCGTTCTTCTCGCTCTTCTCGTTCTTGTCCGTAATGAACTGATAGACCTTCTTGGCGCCCGACTGCGCCCGCGCGCCGATCACCGTCGCCGCCTGTCCGCCCACCGTGCATGCCGCCGGTTGACGATTGCAGAACTGGCTCATGTCCGACACCGCGGCGGTGGCAGCCGAAATAGCGTCGGACGCGCCGATCTGCGGACCCTTGTCCGAATCAGGCGTCTTGTCCGTCGGCAGCAACACAAGCACCAGCCCCAGCCAGAACGCCATGCGAAGCAGGAAAAACATCTCACACTCCGTCCATCTCATTCTCCGGAGCGGCTTCATCCGTCCTGAAGCGCTCCGCCCCCGTTTGCGATCACCTCTCGCAATCGTCGGCTGTCATATCAGCGGCGGATAAATCTCCAGTTCGAGCACTGTGTAAAATTTGAATGGTTTGATTTGGCGTAAATTTTCAATTGATGAGCGGATGTTTTGTTCTGATGCGCGCCAGCGCCCCGTCAGCGTGATCGCCGGACGTGCACGATTTCGAAACCATAACGCCGCCGCATGGAAACGTTACGTTCACCATTCCCTGTGAATGAAACGGAGCGATACGCGTGAAAACCGGGCATCCGCCGATGCAGCCCGCAATCGGGCGCGCGCCTTAGCGTTCGCTTAAGTTCGCTCTGACACGATCCGCCAAACCAAAAACGGGGGCGTTCCGGCTGTCGATACGACGACCGGCCGAACGGTGAGAACAACGTGAGACTCTCTGGCATCATACGCGATCATCTGGACTCGCTGCTGCATCCATCCGCGCGGCGCGATCTGATGACGGCTGCGCGCCATCGTGCCTTCATCGGCCCGAGGTTGCTGGGCGGACTTGCCGCGCTTGCCATGCTTCCGGTCTATCTTGCCCTGCGCGGAGCGCCGCAAGAAATCGAAGTGATGGTGTTTGCGTGGCTGATCGCTCCGATTCTTGTTTCGTATTATCTGTCGCGGACGGGCCACTATGTGCGCGCGCAGATTCTGTCCTCGACGGCGCTTGCGGCCGTCGTGACGGCGGTTTGCGTCGCCACCGGCGGGATTTCATCATTCGCGGCGATCTGGCTCGTGGCTGTGCCGCTCGATGCGGCGCTGTCGACCTCGCGGCGTGCGGTCGCCATCGCCGTTGTTCTGGCGCTCGGCTGCGCGCTGGGCCTTGTCATGATCGAGGCCTTCGGAGCCTTGCCGGCCTCGAAGGTGCCCGCCCAATACGGCTCGCTGTTCGCGGCGCTCGGCATCGCGACCGCGACCATGTATGCATCCGGTCTTGCGTTCAGCGCTGAAGCGCTTGCCCAGACCAGCAGAAAATTGCTGGTGGATGAGGAAGAGCGTTATCGTCTCCTTGCGCACAATATCAGCGACGTCATCTCCCGGCACAGCCGCAACGGCGCCATCCAGTTTATCTCGCCTGCCGCCGAGGCCTTGCTCGGGACACCGGTGGCGCTGCTGCTGGAGCATGGCCTGTTCGATCGCGTCCATGTGGCAGACCGGCCGGCCTATCTCACCGCGCTGTCGGAAGCCGCGCGCAGCGGCGAGGAACGGAGCGTCGAGTTCCGTGTCAGGCGGCATTCCACGCAGGCTCAGGACCAGGGACGCACGGCGTCCGCCGAGTTCATCTGGATCGAAATGCGATGCCGTCCGATCGACGCAGCATCGCGGCCGCTGGCCAGTCCCGGCGTTGAAGTGGTCGCGGTGATGCGTGACGTGACCGAACGCAAGACCCAGGAGCAGGCGCTGGAGATGGCGCGGACCGACGCCGAGCGCGCAGGCGCATCGAAGTCGCGGTTCCTCGCCACCATGAGCCACGAACTACGCACCCCGCTGAACGCGATC is a genomic window of Bradyrhizobium sp. G127 containing:
- a CDS encoding DUF6456 domain-containing protein, with amino-acid sequence MKRQRGRASGSSGGSGKIRPQAVPVSDADVGAFRAQHLDLSKRALMTETGVMQVIVNDSESPLAWLARRKGRDGRAMIGPEQFIAGERLRADFTRGHLTPRVTSSWSGIGRTKGTGGSGEMTDLIVASRQRVRLALEACGPEFAGLLLDVCCFLRGLEDVERERGWPSRSAKVVLQLALDRLARHYGLRAETYGGSAAIRTWLADDAIFTP
- a CDS encoding SufE family protein: MTIDDIRDNFELLEEWDDRYRYVIELGRTLTPMSDAEHSAGNKVQGCASQVWLSREIDRSGNDPVLNFKGDSDAHIVRGLIAILLTIQSGRTAREILEADPIAIFDELGFREHLTPQRSNGLRAMVERIKNDARETLASAT
- a CDS encoding PAS domain-containing sensor histidine kinase; amino-acid sequence: MRLSGIIRDHLDSLLHPSARRDLMTAARHRAFIGPRLLGGLAALAMLPVYLALRGAPQEIEVMVFAWLIAPILVSYYLSRTGHYVRAQILSSTALAAVVTAVCVATGGISSFAAIWLVAVPLDAALSTSRRAVAIAVVLALGCALGLVMIEAFGALPASKVPAQYGSLFAALGIATATMYASGLAFSAEALAQTSRKLLVDEEERYRLLAHNISDVISRHSRNGAIQFISPAAEALLGTPVALLLEHGLFDRVHVADRPAYLTALSEAARSGEERSVEFRVRRHSTQAQDQGRTASAEFIWIEMRCRPIDAASRPLASPGVEVVAVMRDVTERKTQEQALEMARTDAERAGASKSRFLATMSHELRTPLNAIIGFSEMIVREKEMMLDAARRQEYAQLINESGLHLLSVVNGILDMSKMESGNFEILPELFAPRDSLIGCCNLMVLKARENGIDIVTRAPTDLPQITGDPRAFKQMMLNLLSNAIKFSERGGTVTVSANVEGSRLLVRVIDSGVGIGAEDLKRIGDPFFQAGKTYQRRHEGTGLGLSIVKSLVAMHGGEMTVESQIGEGTTVTVALPMVFTPPLKDTASNIATLAPPRAEPQDYQVKKRA
- a CDS encoding helix-turn-helix domain-containing protein; protein product: MLETRPLVAPFPLLHPETAAASPDDICRLVTACVAFDFGLDAAELEAGLRGSQRVAFARQIAMYLAHVCFELSFESVGRAFGRDRTTVAHACRVVEDGRDDIWFDCRIATLDLVCRAAIGGDAR
- a CDS encoding DUF5330 domain-containing protein, which codes for MFFLLRMAFWLGLVLVLLPTDKTPDSDKGPQIGASDAISAATAAVSDMSQFCNRQPAACTVGGQAATVIGARAQSGAKKVYQFITDKNEKSEKNETKAPDAVEKSGKKAPDHTGSIGTPYDSYPADSQSLAATRQTLTQDDLAIDWQPAAPETIPAR
- a CDS encoding MucR family transcriptional regulator; the encoded protein is MNETTPKGFVDLTASIVSAYVSNNATTAAEIPALISQIHAALVRVSSGSTEVAVEPSKPAVSIKKSMTSEYLVCLEDGKRFKSLKRHLRAQYNMSPEQYREKWGLPADYPMVAPNYAVTRSQLAKKMGLGQQRRRRK